One Corvus moneduloides isolate bCorMon1 chromosome Z, bCorMon1.pri, whole genome shotgun sequence genomic window carries:
- the TMEM252 gene encoding transmembrane protein 252: MRSTAERASKQTADRNKVLCLLQKMPKCLFTLIRLFMLLLSFSTLCLGVLCMSTDSSMCRCGKNKIVFYCLLALGLFLLVTGIFWSTFHEALKYRALGIFIRNPSHRELHVCTIDRPDFSPPSYEDSIDHEKLVSPLSVASTLKQQEFINIPPPPYSESSAEFVSETNEQEQPPPYTFSV; encoded by the exons ATGAGAAGTACAGCAGAGAGAGccagcaaacaaacagcagacaGGAACAAAGTGCTGTGTCTTCTGCAAAAGATGccaaaatgtctttttactTTGATTCGTCTATTTATGCTCTTACTCAGCTTCTCCACTCTTTGCCTGGGAGTACTTTGCATGTCCACAGATTCCTCTATGTGCAGATGTGGAAAAAACAAGATAGTGTTTTATTGCCTGTTAGCTTTGGGGCTCTTTCTCCTTGTTACTGGCATTTTCTGGAGCACTTTCCATGAAGCCCTGAAATACAGGGCCCTTGGCATCTTCATTCGAAATCCCAGCCACAGAGAACTACATGTCTGCACCATAGACAG GCCTGacttctctcctccctcttaTGAAGACAGCATAGATCATGAAAAACTTGTGTCTCCACTGTCAGTTGCCTCCACACTAAAACAGCAAGAATTCATCAATATCCCTCCGCCTCCATATAGTGAAAGTAGTGCAGAGTTTGTCAGTGAAACAAATGAGCAGGAACAGCCACCACCATACACATTCTCTGTgtag